In a single window of the Harpia harpyja isolate bHarHar1 chromosome 3, bHarHar1 primary haplotype, whole genome shotgun sequence genome:
- the SYNE3 gene encoding nesprin-3 isoform X3: protein MPNHCRNATQRPGWIALAVLETHGGTLMKSPQAFTCPFFQNSQDFASSNAMTQQLQDEFDSSVENAEAWMKAIQERLRINDNTKGPRSALEARLRETEKIRALEPEGSLKMDLILVKADAALRSISEDKKHEVLSKLKDIKALWEETAIYITHCHSRIEWVWLHWSEYLKAQDEFYAWIHNMRVTLEPDIELQLGLKEKQWQLSHAQVLLNDVLNQSVLLERLLEEAASLFSRIGDPSVDEDAQKKMRVEYEGIREEAQSRVKLLEKITKEHERYSANVNQFQSWLNGVTERLNCCIGEATKSSAEDKLKALKEIAKNIRSGGKKWKHLENQCAEVIQNTSPLGAERMKDELEELKKALEKLKLLSSEEEERLLKIQQSESAYKCQARQLEADVQELRKDLQRLENDLDPGEGEKTEDEFVTLWRKCSATRAALAAEESKVERLKAQLKELLRFSQDVQPHAENVVSAIQQYQSVRGKTSKMSADTETQLRRLFQNPLQEFQQWKPSIQMLLETPEPALAHIEAALAESSQFKEKLVTLQLKKDLLNNVLGEEKAKSFLQEVAEASKEREILHKSLLQSKSKLQNLISQHKDFDAGFTPLQKKLTAIKAKLDLEKEPRPDLLGKKTQLQRLQMIQDDLAELAIQMEEVEKLVQSNTTHRREMNQLSSDSQALKRSLEMMIQQSEEHVQKHWAYNDKLSDLQQWITVTTERIDSYQGADGEQNTEGRVADLEVCSS from the exons ATGCCGAACCACTGTCGTAACGCCACGCAGAGGCCAGGCTGGATTGCACTTGCCGTGCTGGAAACCCATGGGGGAACTTTGATGAAATCGCCACAGGCTTTTACCTGCCCTTTTTTCCAGAATTCCCAGGATTTTG CTTCTTCGAATGCAATGACTCAGCAACTACAGGATGAATTTGACAGTAGTGTGGAGAATGCAGAAGCTTGGATGAAGGCCATCCAAGAGAGACTGAGGATCAATGACAACACCAAGGGACCTCGATCTGCCCTAGAAGCCAGACTGAGAGAGACTGAG AAAATACGTGCGCTGGAACCAGAAGGCAGCTTGAAAATGGACTTGATTCTTGTGAAGGCAGATGCTGCTCTTCGCAGCATCAGTGAGGATAAGAAGCATGAGGTACTATCTAAACTGAAAGACATTAAAGCCTTGTGGGAAGAGACAGCCATATACATTACTCACTGTCACAG CCGTATTGAGTGGGTCTGGCTGCACTGGAGTGAGTACCTGAAAGCCCAAGATGAGTTTTACGCGTGGATTCACAACATGAGGGTGACCTTGGAGCCTGACATTGAGTTGCAGCTTGGTTTAAAGGAGAAGCAGTGGCAGCTGAGCCATGCTCAGGTTCTGCTGAATGATGTCTTAAATCAGTCAGTCCTGCTGGAAAGACTGCTAGAGGAAGCTGCTTCCTTGTTCAGCAGGATAGGTGACCCCAGCGTTGATGAGGATGCTCAGAAGAAAATGAGGGTGGAATATGAAGGAATCAGGGAAGAAGCTCAG AGCAGAGTGAAACTGCTTGAAAAGATAACCAAGGAACATGAGCGGTACAGCGCTAACGTCAACCAGTTTCAATCGTGGCTGAATGGTGTGACAGAAAGATTAAACTGCTGCATTGGAGAAGCAACCAAGTCTTCAGCAGAGGACAAGTTAAAGGCACTGAAG gaaATTGCCAAAAACATTAGGAGTGGTGGAAAGAAGTGGAAGCACCTTGAAAATCAGTGTGCAGAGGTGATTCAGAATACCTCCCCACTTGGAGCTGAGAGAATGAAGGATGAACTCGAAGAGCTAAAAAAAGCCTTGGAGAAGTTGAAACTGCTGAgtagtgaggaggaggagagattgCTCAAGATCCAACAGTCAGAAAGTGCCTATAAGTGCCAAGCCAGACAATTAGAAGCAGATGTCCAGGAGTTAAGAAAAGATCTACAGAGACTAGAAAATGACCTGGaccctggggaaggggaaaagaccGAAGATGAGTTTGTAACTCTGTGGAGAAAATGCAGT GCAACGAGAGCAGCTCTGGCCGCAGAAGAGTCCAAGGTTGAGAGGCTGAAGGCTCAGCTTAAAGAACTGCTACGGTTTTCCCAAGACGTGCAGCCACACGCTGAGAATGTTGTTTCTGCAATACAGCAGTATCAAAG TGTTAGAGGCAAGACATCTAAAATGAGCGCTGATACAGAAACCCAACTGAGGCGACTCTTCCAAAATCCCCTGCAAGAATTTCAACAGTGGAAGCCATCGATCCAGATGCTCCTGGAGACTCCGGAGCCAGCGCTGGCTCACATAGAG GCTGCTCTAGCTGAAAGCTCCCAGTTCAAAGAGAAGTTGGTGACATTACAGCTGAAGAAAGATTTGCTAAATAACGTCCTTGGTGAGGAAAAAGCAAAGTCTTTCCTGCAGGAAGTAGCTGAAGCttcaaaggagagagaaattctACATAAAAGTCTGCTGCAAAGCAAGAGCAAACTCCAG AATTTGATATCACAACATAAGGACTTTGACGCTGGTTTCACACCTTTACAGAAGAAATTAACTGCCATCAAAGCCAAATTAGATCTAGAGAAGGAACCACGGCCTGACCTCTTGGGTAAAAAAACACAACTCCAGAGACTGCAG ATGATTCAAGATGACTTGGCAGAGCTTGCGATTCAAatggaggaggtagagaagctTGTTCAGTCAAATACCACACACAGGCGTGAAATGAATCAACTTTCATCTGACTCTCAGGCCCTGAAGAGATCATTGGAG ATGATGATACAGCAGAGTGAAGAGCACGTTCAGAAGCATTGGGCATATAATGACAAACTCTCTGACCTCCAGCAGTGGATCACAGTAACCACAGAGAGGATTGACTCCTACCAGGGTGCTGATGGAGAGCAGAACACCGAGGGCAGGGTGGCAGACCTTGAG gtATGTTCTAGCTAG
- the SYNE3 gene encoding nesprin-3 isoform X1 produces the protein MTQQLQDEFDSSVENAEAWMKAIQERLRINDNTKGPRSALEARLRETEKIRALEPEGSLKMDLILVKADAALRSISEDKKHEVLSKLKDIKALWEETAIYITHCHSRIEWVWLHWSEYLKAQDEFYAWIHNMRVTLEPDIELQLGLKEKQWQLSHAQVLLNDVLNQSVLLERLLEEAASLFSRIGDPSVDEDAQKKMRVEYEGIREEAQSRVKLLEKITKEHERYSANVNQFQSWLNGVTERLNCCIGEATKSSAEDKLKALKEIAKNIRSGGKKWKHLENQCAEVIQNTSPLGAERMKDELEELKKALEKLKLLSSEEEERLLKIQQSESAYKCQARQLEADVQELRKDLQRLENDLDPGEGEKTEDEFVTLWRKCSATRAALAAEESKVERLKAQLKELLRFSQDVQPHAENVVSAIQQYQSVRGKTSKMSADTETQLRRLFQNPLQEFQQWKPSIQMLLETPEPALAHIEAALAESSQFKEKLVTLQLKKDLLNNVLGEEKAKSFLQEVAEASKEREILHKSLLQSKSKLQNLISQHKDFDAGFTPLQKKLTAIKAKLDLEKEPRPDLLGKKTQLQRLQMIQDDLAELAIQMEEVEKLVQSNTTHRREMNQLSSDSQALKRSLEMMIQQSEEHVQKHWAYNDKLSDLQQWITVTTERIDSYQGADGEQNTEGRVADLERWLAEFPDKEIQLHLVEAHGQLVMENSSPEETAHVQAELDQLKESWRSLKEMATGLLKKWQLNRPVTDKKKIAFVDSRWMSGPAFRLLDVDPNHKQERIGEGQNTSSHLKLLHDFEEWLQGENTKLTKILAVTSASPEEIKARQSKLEELQSRVPDGQRLFEDLLHLHSVIGNSEDLEDLRYRWMLYKSMLKESMSSPSPGSSEEPDRFRKKRSGGICSFLHRVCWAALPLQLLLLLLLLLAFLLPLAEETHSCTLANNFARSFNLMLRYDGPPPT, from the exons ATGACTCAGCAACTACAGGATGAATTTGACAGTAGTGTGGAGAATGCAGAAGCTTGGATGAAGGCCATCCAAGAGAGACTGAGGATCAATGACAACACCAAGGGACCTCGATCTGCCCTAGAAGCCAGACTGAGAGAGACTGAG AAAATACGTGCGCTGGAACCAGAAGGCAGCTTGAAAATGGACTTGATTCTTGTGAAGGCAGATGCTGCTCTTCGCAGCATCAGTGAGGATAAGAAGCATGAGGTACTATCTAAACTGAAAGACATTAAAGCCTTGTGGGAAGAGACAGCCATATACATTACTCACTGTCACAG CCGTATTGAGTGGGTCTGGCTGCACTGGAGTGAGTACCTGAAAGCCCAAGATGAGTTTTACGCGTGGATTCACAACATGAGGGTGACCTTGGAGCCTGACATTGAGTTGCAGCTTGGTTTAAAGGAGAAGCAGTGGCAGCTGAGCCATGCTCAGGTTCTGCTGAATGATGTCTTAAATCAGTCAGTCCTGCTGGAAAGACTGCTAGAGGAAGCTGCTTCCTTGTTCAGCAGGATAGGTGACCCCAGCGTTGATGAGGATGCTCAGAAGAAAATGAGGGTGGAATATGAAGGAATCAGGGAAGAAGCTCAG AGCAGAGTGAAACTGCTTGAAAAGATAACCAAGGAACATGAGCGGTACAGCGCTAACGTCAACCAGTTTCAATCGTGGCTGAATGGTGTGACAGAAAGATTAAACTGCTGCATTGGAGAAGCAACCAAGTCTTCAGCAGAGGACAAGTTAAAGGCACTGAAG gaaATTGCCAAAAACATTAGGAGTGGTGGAAAGAAGTGGAAGCACCTTGAAAATCAGTGTGCAGAGGTGATTCAGAATACCTCCCCACTTGGAGCTGAGAGAATGAAGGATGAACTCGAAGAGCTAAAAAAAGCCTTGGAGAAGTTGAAACTGCTGAgtagtgaggaggaggagagattgCTCAAGATCCAACAGTCAGAAAGTGCCTATAAGTGCCAAGCCAGACAATTAGAAGCAGATGTCCAGGAGTTAAGAAAAGATCTACAGAGACTAGAAAATGACCTGGaccctggggaaggggaaaagaccGAAGATGAGTTTGTAACTCTGTGGAGAAAATGCAGT GCAACGAGAGCAGCTCTGGCCGCAGAAGAGTCCAAGGTTGAGAGGCTGAAGGCTCAGCTTAAAGAACTGCTACGGTTTTCCCAAGACGTGCAGCCACACGCTGAGAATGTTGTTTCTGCAATACAGCAGTATCAAAG TGTTAGAGGCAAGACATCTAAAATGAGCGCTGATACAGAAACCCAACTGAGGCGACTCTTCCAAAATCCCCTGCAAGAATTTCAACAGTGGAAGCCATCGATCCAGATGCTCCTGGAGACTCCGGAGCCAGCGCTGGCTCACATAGAG GCTGCTCTAGCTGAAAGCTCCCAGTTCAAAGAGAAGTTGGTGACATTACAGCTGAAGAAAGATTTGCTAAATAACGTCCTTGGTGAGGAAAAAGCAAAGTCTTTCCTGCAGGAAGTAGCTGAAGCttcaaaggagagagaaattctACATAAAAGTCTGCTGCAAAGCAAGAGCAAACTCCAG AATTTGATATCACAACATAAGGACTTTGACGCTGGTTTCACACCTTTACAGAAGAAATTAACTGCCATCAAAGCCAAATTAGATCTAGAGAAGGAACCACGGCCTGACCTCTTGGGTAAAAAAACACAACTCCAGAGACTGCAG ATGATTCAAGATGACTTGGCAGAGCTTGCGATTCAAatggaggaggtagagaagctTGTTCAGTCAAATACCACACACAGGCGTGAAATGAATCAACTTTCATCTGACTCTCAGGCCCTGAAGAGATCATTGGAG ATGATGATACAGCAGAGTGAAGAGCACGTTCAGAAGCATTGGGCATATAATGACAAACTCTCTGACCTCCAGCAGTGGATCACAGTAACCACAGAGAGGATTGACTCCTACCAGGGTGCTGATGGAGAGCAGAACACCGAGGGCAGGGTGGCAGACCTTGAG AGATGGCTAGCTGAGTTTCCAGATAAGGAGATCCAGCTGCACCTTGTGGAAGCTCATGGCCAGCTGGTCATGGAGAATTCTTCTCCAGAGGAGACTGCTCATGTCCAAGCAGAGCTGGATCAGCTGAAGGAGTCCTGGAGATCACTGAAGGAGATGGCAACTGG TCTTCTCAAAAAGTGGCAGTTAAATAGACCAGTGACTGATAAGAAGAAAATAGCATTTGTGGACAGCAGATGGATGTCTGGACCTGCCTTCCGTCTTTTAGATGTAGATCCCAACCACAAGCAG GAGAGGATAGGAGAAGGGCAAAATACAAGCAGCCACTTGAAGCTCCTACACGACTTTGAAGAATGGTTACAAGGAGAAAACACCAAACTGACCAAAATTCTTGCTGTGACTTCAGCTTCCCCAGAGGAAATTAAGGCACGCCAGAGCAAACTGGAG gagctgcagtctCGTGTGCCTGATGGTCAGCGTCTCTTTGAGGACCTTCTTCATCTTCATTCTGTTATTGGAAACTCTGAAGATCTGGAGGACCTGCGTTACCGATGGATGCTCTACAAATCTATGCTGAAAGAGTCCATGAGTTCACCG
- the SYNE3 gene encoding nesprin-3 isoform X2, translated as MPNHCRNATQRPGWIALAVLETHGGTLMKSPQAFTCPFFQNSQDFASSNAMTQQLQDEFDSSVENAEAWMKAIQERLRINDNTKGPRSALEARLRETEKIRALEPEGSLKMDLILVKADAALRSISEDKKHEVLSKLKDIKALWEETAIYITHCHSRIEWVWLHWSEYLKAQDEFYAWIHNMRVTLEPDIELQLGLKEKQWQLSHAQVLLNDVLNQSVLLERLLEEAASLFSRIGDPSVDEDAQKKMRVEYEGIREEAQSRVKLLEKITKEHERYSANVNQFQSWLNGVTERLNCCIGEATKSSAEDKLKALKEIAKNIRSGGKKWKHLENQCAEVIQNTSPLGAERMKDELEELKKALEKLKLLSSEEEERLLKIQQSESAYKCQARQLEADVQELRKDLQRLENDLDPGEGEKTEDEFVTLWRKCSATRAALAAEESKVERLKAQLKELLRFSQDVQPHAENVVSAIQQYQSVRGKTSKMSADTETQLRRLFQNPLQEFQQWKPSIQMLLETPEPALAHIEAALAESSQFKEKLVTLQLKKDLLNNVLGEEKAKSFLQEVAEASKEREILHKSLLQSKSKLQNLISQHKDFDAGFTPLQKKLTAIKAKLDLEKEPRPDLLGKKTQLQRLQMIQDDLAELAIQMEEVEKLVQSNTTHRREMNQLSSDSQALKRSLEMMIQQSEEHVQKHWAYNDKLSDLQQWITVTTERIDSYQGADGEQNTEGRVADLERWLAEFPDKEIQLHLVEAHGQLVMENSSPEETAHVQAELDQLKESWRSLKEMATGLLKKWQLNRPVTDKKKIAFVDSRWMSGPAFRLLDVDPNHKQERIGEGQNTSSHLKLLHDFEEWLQGENTKLTKILAVTSASPEEIKARQSKLEELQSRVPDGQRLFEDLLHLHSVIGNSEDLEDLRYRWMLYKSMLKESMSSPSPGSSEEPDRFRKKRSGGICSFLHRVCWAALPLQLLLLLLLLLAFLLPLAEETHSCTLANNFARSFNLMLRYDGPPPT; from the exons ATGCCGAACCACTGTCGTAACGCCACGCAGAGGCCAGGCTGGATTGCACTTGCCGTGCTGGAAACCCATGGGGGAACTTTGATGAAATCGCCACAGGCTTTTACCTGCCCTTTTTTCCAGAATTCCCAGGATTTTG CTTCTTCGAATGCAATGACTCAGCAACTACAGGATGAATTTGACAGTAGTGTGGAGAATGCAGAAGCTTGGATGAAGGCCATCCAAGAGAGACTGAGGATCAATGACAACACCAAGGGACCTCGATCTGCCCTAGAAGCCAGACTGAGAGAGACTGAG AAAATACGTGCGCTGGAACCAGAAGGCAGCTTGAAAATGGACTTGATTCTTGTGAAGGCAGATGCTGCTCTTCGCAGCATCAGTGAGGATAAGAAGCATGAGGTACTATCTAAACTGAAAGACATTAAAGCCTTGTGGGAAGAGACAGCCATATACATTACTCACTGTCACAG CCGTATTGAGTGGGTCTGGCTGCACTGGAGTGAGTACCTGAAAGCCCAAGATGAGTTTTACGCGTGGATTCACAACATGAGGGTGACCTTGGAGCCTGACATTGAGTTGCAGCTTGGTTTAAAGGAGAAGCAGTGGCAGCTGAGCCATGCTCAGGTTCTGCTGAATGATGTCTTAAATCAGTCAGTCCTGCTGGAAAGACTGCTAGAGGAAGCTGCTTCCTTGTTCAGCAGGATAGGTGACCCCAGCGTTGATGAGGATGCTCAGAAGAAAATGAGGGTGGAATATGAAGGAATCAGGGAAGAAGCTCAG AGCAGAGTGAAACTGCTTGAAAAGATAACCAAGGAACATGAGCGGTACAGCGCTAACGTCAACCAGTTTCAATCGTGGCTGAATGGTGTGACAGAAAGATTAAACTGCTGCATTGGAGAAGCAACCAAGTCTTCAGCAGAGGACAAGTTAAAGGCACTGAAG gaaATTGCCAAAAACATTAGGAGTGGTGGAAAGAAGTGGAAGCACCTTGAAAATCAGTGTGCAGAGGTGATTCAGAATACCTCCCCACTTGGAGCTGAGAGAATGAAGGATGAACTCGAAGAGCTAAAAAAAGCCTTGGAGAAGTTGAAACTGCTGAgtagtgaggaggaggagagattgCTCAAGATCCAACAGTCAGAAAGTGCCTATAAGTGCCAAGCCAGACAATTAGAAGCAGATGTCCAGGAGTTAAGAAAAGATCTACAGAGACTAGAAAATGACCTGGaccctggggaaggggaaaagaccGAAGATGAGTTTGTAACTCTGTGGAGAAAATGCAGT GCAACGAGAGCAGCTCTGGCCGCAGAAGAGTCCAAGGTTGAGAGGCTGAAGGCTCAGCTTAAAGAACTGCTACGGTTTTCCCAAGACGTGCAGCCACACGCTGAGAATGTTGTTTCTGCAATACAGCAGTATCAAAG TGTTAGAGGCAAGACATCTAAAATGAGCGCTGATACAGAAACCCAACTGAGGCGACTCTTCCAAAATCCCCTGCAAGAATTTCAACAGTGGAAGCCATCGATCCAGATGCTCCTGGAGACTCCGGAGCCAGCGCTGGCTCACATAGAG GCTGCTCTAGCTGAAAGCTCCCAGTTCAAAGAGAAGTTGGTGACATTACAGCTGAAGAAAGATTTGCTAAATAACGTCCTTGGTGAGGAAAAAGCAAAGTCTTTCCTGCAGGAAGTAGCTGAAGCttcaaaggagagagaaattctACATAAAAGTCTGCTGCAAAGCAAGAGCAAACTCCAG AATTTGATATCACAACATAAGGACTTTGACGCTGGTTTCACACCTTTACAGAAGAAATTAACTGCCATCAAAGCCAAATTAGATCTAGAGAAGGAACCACGGCCTGACCTCTTGGGTAAAAAAACACAACTCCAGAGACTGCAG ATGATTCAAGATGACTTGGCAGAGCTTGCGATTCAAatggaggaggtagagaagctTGTTCAGTCAAATACCACACACAGGCGTGAAATGAATCAACTTTCATCTGACTCTCAGGCCCTGAAGAGATCATTGGAG ATGATGATACAGCAGAGTGAAGAGCACGTTCAGAAGCATTGGGCATATAATGACAAACTCTCTGACCTCCAGCAGTGGATCACAGTAACCACAGAGAGGATTGACTCCTACCAGGGTGCTGATGGAGAGCAGAACACCGAGGGCAGGGTGGCAGACCTTGAG AGATGGCTAGCTGAGTTTCCAGATAAGGAGATCCAGCTGCACCTTGTGGAAGCTCATGGCCAGCTGGTCATGGAGAATTCTTCTCCAGAGGAGACTGCTCATGTCCAAGCAGAGCTGGATCAGCTGAAGGAGTCCTGGAGATCACTGAAGGAGATGGCAACTGG TCTTCTCAAAAAGTGGCAGTTAAATAGACCAGTGACTGATAAGAAGAAAATAGCATTTGTGGACAGCAGATGGATGTCTGGACCTGCCTTCCGTCTTTTAGATGTAGATCCCAACCACAAGCAG GAGAGGATAGGAGAAGGGCAAAATACAAGCAGCCACTTGAAGCTCCTACACGACTTTGAAGAATGGTTACAAGGAGAAAACACCAAACTGACCAAAATTCTTGCTGTGACTTCAGCTTCCCCAGAGGAAATTAAGGCACGCCAGAGCAAACTGGAG gagctgcagtctCGTGTGCCTGATGGTCAGCGTCTCTTTGAGGACCTTCTTCATCTTCATTCTGTTATTGGAAACTCTGAAGATCTGGAGGACCTGCGTTACCGATGGATGCTCTACAAATCTATGCTGAAAGAGTCCATGAGTTCACCG